The following are encoded in a window of Streptomyces griseiscabiei genomic DNA:
- a CDS encoding TcmI family type II polyketide cyclase produces the protein MHSTLIVARMEPGSSGDVARLFGEFDTTEMPHLMGTRRRQLFSYRGLYLHLQDFDTDDGGAAIQEARHHPAFVGISEDLKPFINAYDPATWRSPADAMATRFYHWDSAT, from the coding sequence ATGCACAGCACCCTGATCGTCGCCCGGATGGAACCCGGTTCCAGCGGCGACGTGGCCCGGTTGTTCGGCGAGTTCGACACCACCGAGATGCCGCACCTGATGGGCACCCGGCGGCGGCAGCTCTTCTCCTACCGCGGCCTGTACCTCCACCTCCAGGACTTCGACACCGACGACGGCGGCGCCGCCATCCAGGAGGCCAGGCACCACCCCGCCTTCGTGGGGATCAGCGAGGACCTGAAGCCGTTCATCAACGCCTACGACCCGGCGACCTGGCGATCACCGGCCGACGCGATGGCCACCCGCTTCTACCACTGGGACTCGGCCACATGA
- a CDS encoding nucleoside/nucleotide kinase family protein has protein sequence MLTELRRSAAPWRLVSLDETFLAPEHALIARLRRDVVQDVAPHETRWSPDFLAAMVHTAVVHLRDQLLNGDPRIPAVVDSYYYKFLAKCRLAGVPDDPLLTWWRSFPRPGRVIYLDVTPESAWTRSREGADLNPLEHYGPLPGPYGFKRYQTDLDRLVREEIRDLPMTVLTEQSDAARTAATVRELITNELG, from the coding sequence GTGCTCACCGAATTGCGGCGCTCGGCCGCACCCTGGCGGCTCGTCTCCCTCGACGAGACCTTCCTGGCCCCGGAACACGCCCTCATCGCCCGGCTGCGCAGGGACGTTGTGCAGGACGTCGCCCCGCACGAGACCCGGTGGTCCCCGGACTTCCTCGCCGCGATGGTGCACACGGCGGTCGTGCATCTGCGGGACCAGCTCCTGAACGGCGATCCCCGCATCCCCGCGGTCGTCGACTCCTACTACTACAAGTTCCTCGCCAAGTGCCGGCTGGCCGGTGTGCCCGACGACCCCCTCCTCACCTGGTGGCGGTCCTTCCCCCGGCCGGGCCGGGTCATCTACCTCGACGTCACCCCCGAGAGCGCCTGGACCCGCTCGCGCGAGGGCGCCGACCTCAACCCACTGGAGCACTACGGCCCGCTGCCCGGCCCGTACGGCTTCAAGCGCTACCAGACCGACCTCGACCGGCTCGTGCGCGAGGAGATACGGGACCTGCCCATGACCGTCCTCACGGAGCAGAGCGACGCCGCGCGGACCGCGGCCACCGTACGGGAGCTGATCACCAATGAACTCGGCTGA
- a CDS encoding beta-ketoacyl-[acyl-carrier-protein] synthase family protein, whose protein sequence is MGRRIVITGIGVLAPGGVGVKDFWSLLSEGRTATRGITFFDPSQFRSRVAAEIDFSPEAHGLTPQEIRRMDRAAQFVTVATREALADSGLEITDLDPCRTGVTIGSAVGATMSLDQEYKVVSDGGRLDPVDHNYAVPHLYDHFVPSSFAAEVAWAVGAEGPSTVVSTGCTSGLDAVGHAVDLIREGSVDVMIAGATDAPISPITVACFDAIKATTSRNDDPEHASRPFDGTRNGFVLGEGSAVFVLEEREAALKRGAHVYAEIAGYASRCNAFHMTGLRPDGREMAEAIRMALHESRLNPEDIHYINAHGSGTKQNDRHETAAFKQSLGEHARRVPVSSIKSMVGHSLGAIGSIEIAASALAIENDLVPPTANLHTPDPECDLDYVPLTAREWRTDTVLTVGSGFGGFQSAMVLTTADRG, encoded by the coding sequence GTGGGCCGTCGCATAGTCATCACCGGAATAGGGGTCCTGGCTCCCGGAGGAGTCGGCGTCAAGGACTTCTGGAGCCTGTTGAGCGAGGGCCGCACCGCGACCCGCGGCATCACCTTCTTCGACCCGTCGCAGTTCCGCTCACGGGTAGCCGCCGAGATCGACTTCTCGCCCGAGGCACACGGTCTGACTCCGCAGGAGATCAGACGGATGGACCGGGCTGCCCAGTTCGTCACCGTCGCCACCCGCGAGGCACTGGCCGACAGCGGGCTGGAGATCACCGATCTCGACCCGTGCCGCACGGGTGTCACCATCGGCAGCGCGGTCGGCGCCACCATGAGCCTCGACCAGGAATACAAGGTGGTCAGCGACGGCGGCCGGCTGGACCCGGTCGACCACAACTACGCCGTCCCCCACCTCTACGACCACTTCGTGCCTAGCTCGTTCGCCGCCGAGGTGGCGTGGGCGGTGGGCGCCGAGGGGCCCTCCACGGTGGTCTCCACGGGCTGCACCTCCGGTCTCGACGCGGTCGGCCACGCGGTCGACCTGATCCGGGAGGGCTCGGTCGACGTGATGATCGCGGGAGCAACCGACGCCCCGATCTCGCCCATCACCGTGGCGTGCTTCGACGCCATCAAGGCGACCACGTCGCGCAACGACGACCCCGAGCACGCGTCCCGGCCCTTCGACGGGACCCGTAACGGATTCGTCCTCGGTGAGGGCTCCGCCGTCTTCGTGCTGGAGGAGCGGGAGGCCGCCCTCAAGCGCGGCGCCCATGTGTACGCCGAGATCGCCGGGTACGCCTCACGGTGCAACGCCTTCCACATGACCGGGCTCCGGCCGGACGGCCGCGAGATGGCCGAGGCGATCCGGATGGCCCTGCACGAGTCCCGGCTCAACCCCGAGGACATCCACTACATCAACGCGCACGGCTCCGGCACCAAGCAGAACGACCGGCACGAGACCGCCGCGTTCAAGCAGAGTCTCGGCGAGCATGCCCGGCGCGTGCCGGTCAGCTCCATCAAGTCCATGGTCGGCCACTCGCTGGGCGCGATCGGCTCCATCGAGATCGCGGCGTCGGCTCTCGCCATCGAGAACGACCTGGTGCCGCCGACCGCCAACCTGCACACCCCGGACCCGGAGTGCGACCTGGACTACGTGCCGCTGACCGCCCGCGAGTGGCGCACCGACACCGTCCTGACCGTCGGCAGCGGATTCGGCGGATTCCAGAGCGCCATGGTTCTGACCACGGCCGACCGCGGCTGA
- the fabI gene encoding enoyl-ACP reductase FabI — protein sequence MSGILAGKRILVTGVLTDFSIAFHVARLAQEEGAEVVLTGFGHLPVVQRAARRLPKPAPVIELDVQNQRHLDELPARVAEHLGEGVGLDGLVHSIGFAPQDALGGNFLNAPWSSVATAVEISAFSLKSLTTAVLPLMERRGGSVVGMSLDSQVTWPMYDWMGVAKAALESASRYLARDLADRNIRVNLVSAGPVKTVAARSIPGFAHLVKVWDDRSPMEWDINDPEPAARGVVGLLSDWFPKTTGEVLHVDGGLHAIGG from the coding sequence ATGAGTGGAATCCTCGCAGGCAAGCGCATCCTGGTCACCGGCGTCCTGACCGACTTCTCCATCGCCTTCCATGTGGCACGCCTCGCCCAGGAGGAGGGCGCCGAGGTCGTCCTGACCGGCTTCGGTCACCTCCCGGTCGTCCAGCGGGCGGCCCGTCGGCTGCCGAAGCCGGCCCCCGTCATCGAGCTGGACGTCCAGAACCAGCGGCACCTGGACGAGCTCCCCGCCCGCGTCGCCGAGCACCTCGGTGAAGGAGTCGGCCTCGACGGGCTCGTGCACTCCATCGGCTTCGCCCCCCAGGACGCCCTCGGCGGCAACTTCCTCAACGCGCCCTGGTCGTCGGTCGCCACGGCCGTCGAAATCTCGGCGTTCTCCCTGAAATCCCTCACCACGGCCGTGCTGCCCCTCATGGAGCGGCGCGGCGGATCCGTGGTCGGAATGAGCCTCGACTCGCAGGTCACCTGGCCGATGTACGACTGGATGGGCGTGGCCAAGGCCGCCCTCGAATCGGCGTCGCGCTACCTCGCCCGTGATCTGGCCGACAGGAACATCCGCGTCAACCTGGTCTCCGCCGGCCCCGTCAAGACGGTCGCCGCCCGCTCCATCCCCGGCTTCGCCCATCTCGTCAAGGTGTGGGACGACCGCTCCCCGATGGAGTGGGACATCAACGACCCCGAGCCCGCGGCCCGCGGCGTGGTCGGCCTGTTGTCCGACTGGTTCCCGAAGACCACCGGCGAGGTCCTCCACGTCGACGGGGGACTGCACGCCATCGGCGGATAG
- a CDS encoding FAD-dependent monooxygenase — protein sequence MDTEVIVVGAGPAGLMLAGELRLAGIRVTVLERLPESTGESRGLGFTTRAMEVFDQRGLLPRFGELETSAQGHFGGVPLDLSVLDGAHLPNKTIPQSRTEGVLEEWAVELGADLRRGHELVSFTEHTDHVEVEVRGPEGALSLSAAYLVGCDGGRSTVRRMAGFDFPGTAATLEMYLADVRGLDLRQRMIGETLPGGMVMVGHLDDGITRLIVCENGTPPKKRTEPVPYTDVAAAWQRLTGEDISHGEPVWISSFGDATRQVTEYRRGRVLLAGDSAHIHLPAGGQGMNTSLQDSVNLGWKLAAVVRGTAPQSLLDTYHSERHPVGERLMMNTRAQGLLFLSGSEMQPLRDVLRELTAHPDVTVHLARMVSGLEIRYDVGPGDHPLLGRRLPHVELVGGEAKTSTTQLLHPARGVLLDLADDAPLREAAAPWADRVDVVTAAPHEPGPLAGTTAVLVRPDGHVAWTATRPEDLAPVLERWFGPA from the coding sequence ATGGACACCGAGGTGATAGTTGTAGGAGCCGGTCCGGCAGGGCTCATGCTGGCGGGTGAGCTACGCCTGGCGGGCATCCGGGTGACGGTGCTCGAACGGCTTCCGGAGTCCACCGGCGAGTCCCGCGGACTGGGCTTCACCACACGCGCCATGGAGGTGTTCGACCAGCGGGGGCTGCTGCCCCGCTTCGGCGAACTGGAGACCAGCGCACAGGGCCACTTCGGCGGCGTACCGCTGGACCTGTCCGTTCTCGACGGCGCGCACCTTCCCAACAAGACGATCCCCCAGTCGCGCACCGAAGGCGTACTGGAGGAATGGGCCGTCGAACTGGGCGCCGACCTCAGGCGCGGACACGAGCTGGTCTCGTTCACCGAGCACACGGACCACGTCGAGGTCGAGGTCCGCGGTCCCGAGGGGGCGCTGTCGCTGAGCGCCGCCTACCTGGTCGGCTGCGACGGCGGGCGCAGCACCGTACGCAGGATGGCCGGCTTCGACTTCCCCGGCACGGCCGCCACCCTGGAGATGTACCTGGCCGACGTGCGCGGTCTCGACCTGCGGCAGCGCATGATCGGCGAGACGCTGCCCGGCGGCATGGTGATGGTCGGTCACCTCGACGACGGCATCACCCGTCTGATCGTGTGCGAGAACGGCACCCCGCCGAAGAAGCGCACCGAGCCCGTCCCCTACACGGATGTGGCGGCGGCCTGGCAGCGGCTGACCGGCGAGGACATCTCCCACGGCGAGCCGGTCTGGATCAGCTCCTTCGGGGACGCCACCCGGCAGGTCACCGAGTACCGCAGGGGCCGGGTGCTGCTGGCCGGTGACTCCGCCCACATCCATCTGCCGGCCGGCGGCCAGGGGATGAACACCAGCCTCCAGGACTCGGTGAACCTCGGCTGGAAGCTCGCCGCGGTGGTGCGCGGTACCGCACCGCAGTCGCTGCTCGACACCTACCACTCGGAGCGCCACCCCGTCGGCGAGCGCCTGATGATGAACACCCGGGCCCAGGGACTGCTGTTCCTGAGCGGCTCGGAGATGCAGCCGCTGCGTGACGTGCTGCGCGAGCTGACCGCCCATCCGGACGTGACCGTGCACCTGGCCCGCATGGTGAGCGGTCTGGAGATCCGCTACGACGTCGGTCCGGGCGACCACCCGCTGCTCGGTCGCCGGCTGCCGCACGTGGAACTGGTCGGCGGCGAAGCCAAGACCAGCACCACGCAGCTGCTGCACCCCGCGCGGGGCGTACTGCTGGACCTGGCGGACGACGCTCCGCTACGTGAGGCGGCGGCGCCCTGGGCGGACCGGGTGGACGTCGTCACGGCCGCCCCGCACGAGCCCGGCCCGCTGGCCGGCACGACCGCCGTACTGGTCCGCCCGGATGGCCACGTGGCGTGGACGGCGACCCGCCCGGAGGACCTCGCGCCCGTCCTGGAGCGCTGGTTCGGCCCTGCCTGA
- a CDS encoding YceI family protein, with protein MAIHGNAVHHRPEVGTYVIDPAQSAVRFRIRNFFGLVVVRGTFAVSRGEVVVADPATSSTVEAVISAASIDTGNEKRDTHVREAAFLDVATHAEMHFRGERVEAGDEAHLLHGRLTVRGISKPAALTLDTVSGDERRLVVHAVTTVDRYAFGVTKGKGSMGRHLTLDLDVVAERR; from the coding sequence ATGGCCATTCATGGCAACGCCGTGCACCACAGGCCCGAGGTGGGCACGTACGTCATCGACCCCGCACAGTCGGCCGTCCGTTTCCGTATCCGCAACTTCTTCGGACTGGTCGTCGTCCGCGGCACCTTCGCCGTCTCACGGGGCGAGGTGGTGGTGGCGGACCCCGCGACGTCCTCGACCGTCGAGGCCGTGATCTCCGCGGCGAGCATCGACACCGGCAACGAGAAGCGGGACACCCATGTCCGCGAGGCGGCGTTCCTCGATGTCGCCACCCACGCCGAGATGCACTTCCGCGGCGAGCGCGTAGAGGCCGGTGACGAGGCCCATCTGTTGCACGGGCGTCTCACGGTGCGCGGGATCAGCAAGCCGGCCGCCCTGACGCTCGACACCGTCTCGGGCGACGAACGACGACTGGTGGTCCACGCGGTCACCACCGTCGACCGGTACGCCTTCGGTGTCACCAAGGGGAAGGGGTCCATGGGCCGTCACCTCACCCTGGACCTCGACGTGGTCGCCGAGCGCCGCTGA
- a CDS encoding class I SAM-dependent methyltransferase codes for MTTDARSTRSTGSLTQGHLSPLDQIRLFEKKYDVVSTSIVDRLDPAPTWRCLDLGAGAGSMSYWLAERVREGSVLALDTDTGYLEPDRAANLSVLQADLTTAEFPDGSFDLILARAVLEHVREPQKALGRITRWLAPGGWLVAEDFYYLPADHAPTPVGRALVGGYVRRMEAQGADMRWARALPAALGRAGLTDVESRVTPAGPGQSPADDELIGTRLRQEGHTLVESGLVTAEQLTDFLDALGTPRGQDMTTLLVSAWGRRPTEG; via the coding sequence ATGACAACGGACGCACGGTCCACCCGAAGCACCGGATCACTGACCCAGGGACACCTCTCCCCGCTCGACCAGATCCGGCTGTTCGAGAAGAAGTACGACGTGGTGAGCACCTCCATCGTCGACCGGTTGGACCCCGCCCCGACGTGGCGCTGTCTCGACCTCGGAGCCGGCGCCGGATCCATGTCGTACTGGCTGGCGGAACGGGTCCGCGAGGGCTCGGTGCTCGCGCTGGACACCGACACCGGGTACCTGGAGCCCGACCGGGCGGCCAACCTGAGCGTCCTTCAGGCGGACCTGACCACGGCGGAGTTCCCGGACGGCTCGTTCGACCTGATCCTCGCCCGAGCCGTCCTCGAGCACGTGCGGGAGCCGCAGAAGGCGCTCGGCCGCATCACCCGCTGGCTGGCGCCGGGCGGCTGGCTGGTGGCCGAGGACTTCTACTACCTGCCCGCGGATCACGCCCCCACCCCCGTCGGCCGGGCCCTCGTCGGCGGCTATGTGCGCCGGATGGAGGCCCAGGGCGCCGACATGCGGTGGGCCAGGGCTCTGCCGGCCGCCCTCGGCCGGGCGGGCCTCACGGACGTCGAGTCCAGGGTGACGCCCGCCGGTCCCGGCCAGTCGCCCGCCGACGACGAGCTGATCGGCACCCGGCTGCGCCAGGAGGGCCACACCCTGGTGGAGAGCGGCCTGGTCACGGCCGAGCAGCTCACCGACTTCCTCGACGCCCTCGGCACGCCCCGCGGCCAGGACATGACCACGCTGCTGGTCTCCGCGTGGGGACGCCGGCCGACGGAGGGCTGA
- a CDS encoding NmrA family NAD(P)-binding protein, with amino-acid sequence MGADNTALVIGATGNVGPIVVRQLIDEGVTTRALLLADDPRAGRLPDEGFEVFHGDLADPDSLLPALDGVESVLLMWPFFTLNVDTAPAVLERIARQAKRIVFVSSIGVHIGYEHTDNNCHAYLEELIEKTGLEWTFLQTTGFAANARLSYAQQIKATGIVRSPYGAAARSSIHEGDVAAVAVQALQSSELAGRRLVVTGPEVLTQIEQVKIIGEIIGTEPTWQDVPAEAALKAMVSAGWPPAYASGALEYFEMLTKEPELITTTVEEVLGRPPRTFREWAVEFADDFR; translated from the coding sequence ATGGGAGCGGACAATACGGCTCTGGTCATCGGAGCCACCGGAAACGTGGGCCCCATCGTCGTCCGACAACTGATCGACGAGGGTGTCACCACGCGAGCCCTGCTCCTGGCGGACGACCCCAGGGCGGGACGCCTGCCGGACGAGGGGTTCGAGGTCTTCCACGGCGACCTGGCCGACCCCGACAGTCTGCTGCCCGCCCTCGACGGAGTCGAGTCGGTCCTGCTGATGTGGCCGTTCTTCACCCTGAACGTCGACACGGCGCCGGCGGTCCTGGAGCGCATCGCACGACAGGCCAAGCGCATCGTCTTCGTCTCCTCGATCGGCGTGCACATCGGCTACGAGCACACGGACAACAACTGCCACGCCTACCTCGAGGAGCTGATCGAGAAGACCGGTCTGGAGTGGACCTTCCTGCAGACCACCGGGTTCGCGGCCAACGCCCGGCTCTCCTACGCCCAGCAGATCAAGGCCACCGGAATCGTGCGGTCCCCCTACGGCGCCGCCGCCCGCTCCTCCATCCACGAAGGCGATGTCGCCGCGGTCGCGGTACAGGCCCTGCAGAGCAGTGAACTCGCCGGCCGGCGCCTGGTCGTCACCGGGCCCGAGGTCCTCACCCAGATCGAGCAGGTGAAGATCATCGGCGAGATCATCGGGACCGAGCCGACCTGGCAGGACGTACCGGCCGAGGCCGCGCTGAAGGCCATGGTGTCCGCGGGCTGGCCGCCCGCGTACGCCAGCGGCGCGCTCGAGTACTTCGAGATGCTCACCAAGGAGCCCGAGCTGATCACCACGACCGTCGAGGAGGTCCTCGGCCGTCCGCCGCGCACCTTCCGCGAGTGGGCGGTGGAGTTCGCCGATGACTTCCGCTGA
- a CDS encoding DHA2 family efflux MFS transporter permease subunit has product MQEGPAARRDTASWALIIASAAGFMAALDNLVVTTALPSIRADLGGGLGDLEWTVSAYTLTFAVLLMLGAALGDRFGRRRLFAVGLGIFTVASAGAALAPGMEALIAARAVQGLGAAIMMPLTLTLLSAAVPPERRGFAFGVWGAVNGLAVAAGPLIGGTLTEHISWQWIFWINVPLGAVLLPLALLRLNESRGPYPRLDLVGTALASVGMFGIVYALIRGNSDGWSSSAVLAGLIGGAALIVVFIAYERRAATPMLPMRLFRSRAFSAVNAASLFMFVGMFGSIFLLSQFLQDVGGYSPMEAGVRMLPWTAMPMIAAPIAGALSDRFGGQPVVVTGLVCQATGVGLLALAVSTDVSYPQLVPSLVISGIGMGFFFAPTANLVMSSVRPEEQGIASGANNALREVGGALGVATMSAVFSAQGGYLSARQFVDGLTPALWVGTGSVLLAAVAAALVPRQTGRIRDKGVERPDPVTA; this is encoded by the coding sequence ATGCAAGAGGGACCGGCAGCCCGTCGCGACACCGCGTCGTGGGCGCTGATCATCGCCAGTGCCGCGGGCTTCATGGCCGCACTCGACAACCTTGTCGTCACCACCGCCCTGCCCTCGATCCGTGCGGACCTGGGCGGCGGACTCGGCGATCTGGAGTGGACGGTGAGTGCCTACACACTCACCTTCGCCGTGCTCCTGATGCTGGGCGCCGCCCTCGGCGACCGGTTCGGGCGCCGGCGGCTCTTCGCCGTCGGCCTCGGGATCTTCACCGTCGCCTCCGCCGGTGCGGCGCTGGCACCCGGGATGGAGGCACTCATCGCGGCGCGGGCCGTGCAGGGGCTCGGCGCGGCGATCATGATGCCGCTGACACTCACCCTGCTGTCCGCCGCCGTCCCGCCGGAGCGGCGGGGATTCGCCTTCGGTGTGTGGGGCGCGGTCAACGGCCTCGCCGTGGCGGCCGGCCCGCTGATCGGCGGCACCCTCACCGAGCACATCTCCTGGCAGTGGATCTTCTGGATCAACGTCCCGCTGGGAGCCGTACTCCTCCCGCTGGCCCTGCTGCGGCTGAACGAGAGCCGCGGACCCTACCCACGGCTCGACCTGGTCGGCACCGCCCTCGCCAGCGTCGGCATGTTCGGCATCGTCTACGCCCTCATCCGCGGCAACAGCGACGGCTGGTCCAGCTCCGCCGTCCTGGCCGGACTGATCGGCGGCGCGGCCCTGATCGTCGTGTTCATCGCCTACGAGAGGCGGGCGGCGACCCCGATGCTGCCGATGCGCCTCTTCCGCAGCCGCGCCTTCAGCGCCGTGAACGCCGCGAGCCTGTTCATGTTCGTCGGCATGTTCGGGTCCATCTTCCTGCTCAGCCAGTTCCTCCAGGACGTCGGCGGCTACTCACCCATGGAGGCCGGGGTGCGGATGCTGCCGTGGACCGCCATGCCGATGATCGCCGCGCCCATCGCGGGCGCTCTCTCCGACCGCTTCGGCGGACAGCCCGTAGTGGTCACGGGCCTGGTGTGCCAGGCCACCGGAGTCGGGCTCCTCGCCCTGGCGGTCTCCACCGACGTGTCGTATCCGCAACTCGTACCGTCCCTCGTGATCAGTGGCATCGGCATGGGCTTCTTCTTCGCCCCGACGGCCAACCTCGTCATGAGCAGCGTCCGCCCTGAGGAACAGGGCATCGCCTCCGGTGCCAACAACGCGCTGCGCGAGGTCGGCGGCGCACTGGGCGTCGCGACCATGTCGGCCGTCTTCTCCGCCCAGGGCGGCTACCTGTCGGCCCGGCAGTTCGTCGACGGACTCACCCCCGCGCTGTGGGTCGGCACCGGGTCCGTCCTGCTCGCCGCCGTCGCCGCCGCGCTGGTACCCCGTCAGACGGGACGGATCCGCGACAAGGGCGTCGAGCGCCCGGACCCCGTCACGGCCTGA
- a CDS encoding MAB_1171c family putative transporter produces the protein MHIKIFICTYIDVMVCLCAAIRVVHVRRSPADLPLKAITRCTVCIALALVLFHPYVYAWLLTATRGVNVLVTSVVCMTAAFWLLRFFHLSAAGPEGDRSQLASVLCLLLFASAATAVWAASPGALRASPSEWLNRDDGSAAGFVLVVSGYIGGVAAMAMRWSLVYSVVTIRRNLRMALRILSVALVAELCASVFKVLSLAAQFAFTVDSEVLNGIWYVTTLFGVWTLVAGVTHPVTVEVVARIASAFVRRTRFRELGPLWRALHDTFPELALPQVSEWWWTRGSYVWPWRARAYYRRVIEIRDGLVRLTPYCALGDERAARAAGEAKGLTGRDLELYAGAAVVAAALARRARGAPVDEPCAVPDGGGHDLDSDARWLVSLSRALTTIEASGSVPADQAGSYTETAGSVRD, from the coding sequence GTGCACATCAAGATCTTCATCTGCACCTACATCGACGTCATGGTCTGTCTCTGCGCGGCGATCCGGGTGGTCCATGTCCGGCGGTCGCCGGCCGACCTGCCCCTCAAGGCCATCACCAGGTGCACCGTCTGCATCGCGCTCGCGCTGGTGCTCTTCCATCCCTACGTCTACGCCTGGTTGTTGACCGCGACCAGAGGCGTCAACGTGCTCGTGACAAGTGTGGTCTGCATGACCGCGGCCTTCTGGCTGTTGAGGTTCTTCCACCTCTCGGCCGCGGGACCCGAGGGGGACCGCTCCCAGCTGGCCTCGGTCCTGTGCCTGCTGCTGTTCGCGTCGGCGGCCACCGCGGTGTGGGCGGCCTCGCCGGGGGCGCTGCGCGCCTCGCCCTCCGAGTGGCTGAACCGCGACGACGGCAGCGCGGCCGGGTTCGTCCTGGTCGTGTCCGGCTACATCGGCGGTGTCGCCGCCATGGCGATGCGCTGGTCCCTGGTGTACTCCGTCGTCACGATCCGCAGGAACCTTCGCATGGCGCTGCGCATCCTCTCGGTCGCGCTGGTGGCCGAGTTGTGCGCCAGTGTCTTCAAAGTCCTGTCCTTGGCCGCCCAGTTCGCGTTCACCGTGGACTCGGAGGTACTGAACGGCATCTGGTACGTGACCACCCTGTTCGGCGTGTGGACGCTGGTCGCCGGCGTGACCCACCCCGTCACGGTCGAGGTCGTCGCCCGTATCGCGTCCGCGTTCGTGCGACGTACCAGGTTCCGTGAACTCGGCCCGCTCTGGCGTGCGTTGCACGACACCTTCCCCGAACTGGCCCTGCCCCAGGTCTCCGAGTGGTGGTGGACCCGCGGCTCCTATGTCTGGCCCTGGCGGGCACGCGCCTACTACCGGCGGGTGATCGAGATACGGGACGGCCTGGTGCGCCTCACGCCGTACTGCGCCCTCGGTGACGAACGCGCGGCGCGGGCCGCCGGGGAGGCGAAGGGCCTGACGGGCCGCGACCTCGAACTGTATGCCGGGGCCGCGGTGGTGGCCGCGGCACTGGCGCGCAGAGCCAGGGGCGCCCCGGTCGACGAACCCTGTGCGGTCCCGGACGGCGGCGGCCACGACCTGGACTCGGACGCGCGCTGGCTGGTGAGTCTGTCCAGGGCGTTGACAACGATCGAGGCTTCCGGCAGTGTGCCCGCGGACCAAGCGGGCTCGTACACCGAGACGGCCGGGTCCGTACGGGACTGA